The Triticum dicoccoides isolate Atlit2015 ecotype Zavitan unplaced genomic scaffold, WEW_v2.0 scaffold117666, whole genome shotgun sequence region TTCTCACATCACTAAAATTCCAACGTGGCACCCCTTACAGATGGCTGACTAGATACTGTTGCACATGCCCTAATAGGCAGGACATGATACAAGGCTAGGAACGGATGGCACCCTACAAGTATGGCCAGGGGCGGAGCATCGTGGAGACCAAACTGGGCCCTGGCAGGGTTTCCCATATATGGCCAATTTAGTGCTATGGCCCGTGATCTACTGCTTGGTTTTGTGGCTCGTGTGTTGCTTTGGCCCATTAGTTCAGCAACTAGCCCGGTCTTTGGTGTGGTTGACGCTCCACCACCGAGTGTGGCAACAAGCGAAACAACAGCCTAAAGAAAGTCAAACTCGCCTAAGTGAGCTGTGGCAAGTTGTGGCTTCAAATCAAGTATACTCAGCAAATAGCAAGTGAACCAAGCATCCCCTTAGAGTATACATGTACAGAAGGTTTCAACGATATCTacactttttttttgcgggtaacgaTATCTACACTACATGACACCTTTTACAATTTCCTTAAATGACTTGCACTTATATAAACAAAAGAGCTAGCTCAGTTAAGATTAGCTCATCAGTTGCTACTTGTGTGGAGTATTGGTGCCTAAATAAATTTGAAGGAAGCAAATGGCCAGAAAGCAGCTTACATTTTTTCAATTTTCTTCTTTTGCTCTTCTGAAGGCGGTGGGGGAACATATGATGCAGCATCAATGATCGCCTGTTATCAAATATTTAATGAGTACGCTATATGGAAAAGGGGCAACAGCAATATGGACCCTATGCTATGCGAATTGCTTCTAGACAAAGATTTGAAATGGATGAGGTGTACCTGTATTTTCTGCAAAGCATCTTCAATATTGCCCCTAAGGTGATAAACATGTCAATTGCTGTCCAAATAAGACAACAAAAAGAAATAGCTAAGTGATATTTACTTCTGTGTCCTAGTTTTCGTAGAAGACATCACAAGTTCACCATCCTTATTTATCCTGTTCTTTTCCTGGGCGTACAGAAATTTAAATTGTAACGACCTCTCTAAATATGAAATATAACACAAAAATGCATACAAGAGAAAGCAGATAATATGATGCATCCATTAAAGGTAGACAACATAATACAGAAGACATGATAGCAACATAAACAGATAAGATGTGTAAATTAAGGTTTTCAAACCGTTTGCAATATCCGTTCCTTAATCCTCTCTCCGAGCCAATGAGCTTTCTCAACATTGAACCGCATGTCAACCTTTGTATTAACTGCAAAATAGTGGTACACATTTTAGCGTGAAGTGGTAACATCAACATCCTTAAGTAATCACTATCTGGACATCCTTAATATAAAGAAATGGAGAATCTGGTTTGAGGGACTGGATGGTTAATGGACGGAACCATCCTAGCTCTGAATCCGACCCAGTTGTTTggtttgacaaatggaatacatttggCAAATTTAATGGACCATCCAATGATGGACTCACCCCATCCTAGGACAAGGTGATCCCTAAGATAAAACACCCCATCAATGGGCCAACAGCAATTATTTGAACATGACAAGTGATGAAACAAAACGTGCTACTGCTGAATTGGAATTGTTCAACAAAACAGACCAGTCATTAGTTTCACAATGCTGAACCAACAACAATtcagatatactccctctgtcacaaaataagtgactcaacttattttgtgacggagggagtactaggcaatgcagtgatAAATAAGGAGAATGTACAGACAGCAAACCTTTGTTAACATTCTGACCACCCGCGCCCCCACTTCTTGCAAAGCTAACAGTAACATGATCTGCACACATAAAGTGGGTTACTTTAGACCAGCTGGCAACCCACGTAACGGTTGGATACATAGTCATCAGGAATCAAACGTTTAGAAATGTCACTGGGATACAGAATGCAGAACTAATACTGTTGACACTGGGGGAGCTATGTGAGGGCTAAACTGTGCCATGGCCCGCTCAATCCAAAACATATGTATAATAGCCTAGTTGGTGAGCAAAAACAATGCCTATGTACGAGTGAAAGCTTAGATTGGCCTGCCCTGGTTTTTTGTTGTAGCTCCGCTACTGACTGTTGACATAAATACTTGTAAGGTATGCTATATATATGATCGCAGTTTAGCGAATTCTTCAAACTATTTTCCTTCTTCCAGTTCATAGTCAAATACCTGCAACAAGCCGTGACAAGAATATGCATTTTACTTGCAACTTGCAACAATCAGACCAGATGTTCCATTACCTCTTACATGAACTTACAGGTTAGATAAAGCAATTTACTAACCAAAAGCTCATTATTACCTCATATCTGTACCTAATATTTACTTTCTTTTTCTTCGCTTCAAGCTGTAAGGCAAGCAAGCTAGCTACTTCTCAAGCTTAATTAACTTGGTTTCCACAGTACCAGTTTCTGCTTAATAAAAGCAGATTGGCAACAGAGCAAGCAAACAAATCAACTTCATAGCTAGCATTCACCACACCGCCAGCTTACAAATTCTTTTGTGCTACGAAAATGCCAGTAGAACGATGTCCTTAGCATGAAATGTATGCATAAGTAGCAGATACACATACACTTGAACGAGCAATCAGGAGGGGCAACTCCGTAGAGGCAGACGGCTAGGTAGAATGGACTTAGGACCCAAATCAGATGCACATTTCTCACTCTATAAATAGCATCGTTACTGCAAAGGCATCACAATCCTCCTTAGCAAATATGGCACCTCGTGATCCCCATCTTCTATGTTCCTAGTCATAAGCTACAACTTTAAAAGTCTAAATCTCAATACAGGCTATTTCCTAATATTTGAAAAGCGCTACTTACTACTCCATTTCTAAAGCATGAGCAATCAATTCGGATTTATGTACCAATGATAGTAGTACTACAACAATGGGGCAAATTAGGGCGGTTG contains the following coding sequences:
- the LOC119343174 gene encoding peptidyl-tRNA hydrolase ICT1, mitochondrial-like; translated protein: MATAMRSARLLRLGFCHVPSLLFRGPLFPSPSPGLGLGLGLSVARVGLVHLRCSAAEAGDGRGKKVSARLALAQQVMRDAEERAASAGSDPAPKITMDHVTVSFARSGGAGGQNVNKVNTKVDMRFNVEKAHWLGERIKERILQTEKNRINKDGELVMSSTKTRTQKGNIEDALQKIQAIIDAASYVPPPPSEEQKKKIEKM